A DNA window from bacterium contains the following coding sequences:
- a CDS encoding ATP-binding cassette domain-containing protein: MSGEPVVTLRDVDFNYGRTRVLAGVSCKVHAGDFVSIIGPNGGGKSTLLRLMLGLAAPGRGEVRLLGRA; encoded by the coding sequence ATGAGCGGCGAACCGGTCGTGACCCTGCGCGACGTGGATTTCAACTACGGCCGGACGCGGGTCCTCGCCGGGGTGAGCTGCAAGGTGCACGCCGGCGATTTCGTGTCCATCATCGGGCCCAACGGCGGGGGCAAGTCCACCCTGCTGCGCCTGATGCTGGGCCTGGCCGCGCCCGGACGCGGGGAGGTGCGCCTGCTGGGCAGGGCGC
- a CDS encoding zinc ABC transporter substrate-binding protein: MWLCMAAAGAPGGAEGGERPQVTVSIAPQAWLVERLAGEAFALEVALAPGESPATYDPTPRRLAELSATRLYLSVGVPLERILIPRLRDGCRDLIVADLSAGVELLAGDDHGHGHECDPHVWLSPRRMRVMAATAAAALGDLRPELAGTLATNLARLQAELDVLDGAVAELLAPAAGRTMVVFHPAFGYLAHDYGFVQKAIEKDGLPPSPRHLAAVLAEIRDQRINTVFVQPQSASAQLQAVAAAEGLAVAVLDPLAYDYADNLLRMAARIGAALSTSTAKDVSP; this comes from the coding sequence ATGTGGCTCTGTATGGCGGCGGCCGGCGCGCCCGGCGGCGCCGAAGGCGGCGAGCGCCCGCAGGTCACGGTCAGCATCGCGCCCCAGGCCTGGCTGGTCGAACGCCTGGCCGGAGAGGCCTTCGCGCTCGAGGTCGCCCTGGCTCCCGGCGAGTCCCCCGCCACCTACGATCCCACGCCGCGGCGTCTGGCCGAGCTGTCCGCCACGCGTCTCTACCTGTCCGTGGGCGTGCCCCTCGAACGCATCCTGATTCCCCGTCTGCGCGACGGCTGCCGGGACCTGATCGTGGCGGACCTGTCCGCGGGCGTGGAACTGCTGGCCGGAGACGACCACGGCCACGGGCACGAATGCGACCCCCACGTCTGGCTCAGCCCGCGCCGCATGCGGGTGATGGCGGCGACGGCGGCGGCGGCGCTGGGTGACCTGCGACCGGAACTCGCCGGCACCCTGGCCACGAACCTCGCGCGGCTGCAGGCCGAACTCGATGTCCTGGACGGCGCGGTGGCGGAGCTGCTGGCGCCGGCCGCCGGCCGCACCATGGTCGTGTTTCATCCGGCCTTCGGCTACCTGGCGCACGACTACGGCTTCGTGCAGAAGGCCATCGAGAAGGACGGCCTCCCCCCCAGCCCGCGCCACCTGGCGGCCGTGCTGGCGGAGATCCGCGACCAGCGCATCAACACGGTCTTCGTCCAGCCCCAGTCGGCCAGCGCCCAGCTGCAGGCGGTCGCCGCGGCGGAGGGCCTCGCGGTGGCGGTCCTCGATCCCCTGGCGTACGACTACGCCGACAACCTGCTGCGGATGGCGGCCAGGATCGGCGCGGCCCTCTCGACCTCCACCGCGAAGGACGTCTCGCCATGA